In Thermodesulfobacteriota bacterium, a single window of DNA contains:
- a CDS encoding acyl-CoA dehydrogenase family protein yields the protein MDYDLNEEQELLKKAAKGFLSKECKPLFVREMEEDPQGITPELWQKMAELGWMGLIFPEEYGGIGGSYLDLMVLLVEMGYSCLPGPFFSTVILGGMTLMEAGNEEKKQELLAGIAEGKIFVTLALTEATAGYSPERIAVKAEKDADNFVINGTKLFVPDAHLANYIICVARTKEGGNKEDGITLFLVDAKSQGVVITPLKTFAGDKLNEVVFNNVKVPERNILGELDKGWSIMKKVIQKAAIAKCAEMVGGGQRALELTIEQVTEREQFGVKVGSFQAIQHHCANILTYLETSRLMTHQAAWRISEGLPCEKEIAMTKAWVTDSCRSLLALAHQAVGGTGFMEEHDLQLYFRRTKAAGVYFGDADFHREALADVMGL from the coding sequence ATGGATTACGATTTAAATGAAGAACAGGAATTACTGAAAAAAGCAGCCAAAGGCTTTCTATCTAAGGAATGTAAGCCTCTGTTCGTAAGAGAGATGGAGGAGGACCCTCAGGGGATTACACCCGAACTCTGGCAAAAGATGGCGGAGCTTGGATGGATGGGACTGATATTCCCCGAGGAATACGGTGGTATTGGTGGTAGTTATCTTGATTTGATGGTGCTTCTTGTTGAAATGGGATATTCCTGTCTGCCAGGGCCTTTCTTCTCCACGGTTATTTTAGGCGGAATGACCCTCATGGAGGCAGGAAATGAAGAGAAAAAACAGGAGTTACTGGCAGGAATTGCAGAAGGCAAGATATTCGTTACCCTGGCACTAACTGAGGCAACTGCAGGGTATTCGCCTGAAAGGATAGCAGTGAAGGCAGAAAAAGACGCCGATAATTTTGTAATCAATGGAACAAAACTCTTTGTTCCTGACGCCCATCTTGCCAATTATATTATCTGTGTTGCAAGAACAAAAGAAGGCGGAAACAAAGAAGACGGAATTACCCTTTTTCTGGTAGATGCAAAAAGCCAGGGGGTAGTGATTACTCCTCTTAAAACATTTGCCGGAGATAAACTTAACGAAGTCGTCTTCAACAACGTAAAGGTCCCTGAAAGAAACATCCTGGGTGAGCTGGACAAGGGTTGGTCAATTATGAAAAAGGTTATTCAAAAGGCAGCAATCGCCAAGTGTGCGGAGATGGTTGGAGGGGGTCAGCGTGCACTGGAGCTGACAATAGAGCAGGTTACCGAAAGGGAGCAGTTCGGTGTAAAGGTAGGAAGTTTTCAGGCCATTCAGCACCATTGTGCAAACATACTAACCTATCTCGAAACATCAAGGTTAATGACCCATCAGGCAGCGTGGAGAATAAGCGAAGGCTTGCCTTGTGAAAAGGAGATTGCCATGACCAAGGCATGGGTGACTGATTCCTGCCGCAGTCTTCTTGCACTTGCGCATCAGGCTGTCGGGGGCACAGGCTTTATGGAAGAACACGATCTCCAACTCTATTTCAGAAGGACTAAGGCGGCAGGGGTGTATTTCGGAGATGCCGATTTTCATCGTGAGGCACTGGCCGATGTGATGGGACTATAA
- a CDS encoding GntR family transcriptional regulator, producing the protein MSNNPFKFKLLVKKGESIEKSVYKFLRKAVFSGYFQPGERLIEASLAERLNVSRTPLREAIKRLETEGLVKIIPNKGAAVLKSSPEEIEEMFFIVGVLEGLAAYLAMENISKEDVDRMREIESILEDKECQMDYEKWLKLNNEFHNIFISVCKKSLLVHLLSQKRGPLARYWYLGCTSPGVLESCIFAHRNILEAFSERDAESARRAVEEHLFQVGKLTKRLLEKLFVV; encoded by the coding sequence TTGAGTAATAACCCCTTTAAGTTCAAGCTGTTAGTGAAAAAGGGCGAATCCATAGAGAAATCTGTCTATAAATTCTTGAGGAAGGCTGTATTTTCCGGTTACTTTCAACCAGGCGAAAGGCTGATAGAGGCATCATTAGCAGAAAGGCTAAATGTAAGCCGAACCCCCCTGAGGGAGGCTATAAAGCGGCTGGAGACTGAGGGGCTTGTGAAGATAATCCCCAATAAAGGGGCAGCAGTATTAAAATCATCCCCTGAAGAGATAGAGGAGATGTTTTTTATTGTTGGAGTACTTGAGGGGCTTGCTGCCTATCTGGCTATGGAGAACATCTCAAAAGAAGATGTGGATAGAATGAGAGAAATAGAGTCCATCTTGGAGGATAAGGAATGCCAGATGGACTACGAGAAATGGCTCAAGTTAAATAATGAATTCCATAATATTTTTATTTCAGTGTGTAAAAAGTCTCTTCTTGTACATTTATTGAGCCAGAAGAGAGGACCTCTGGCGAGATACTGGTATTTAGGCTGTACAAGTCCTGGGGTGCTGGAATCATGTATATTTGCCCATAGAAATATCCTGGAGGCTTTTTCTGAAAGGGATGCGGAATCTGCAAGGAGAGCCGTAGAGGAACATCTATTTCAGGTGGGGAAATTAACGAAAAGGCTTTTGGAGAAGCTCTTCGTGGTTTAA
- a CDS encoding 2-hydroxyacyl-CoA dehydratase family protein: MDANYKVNRLQTTNEIRPLVDKHWADLRTAKERGELVAWASGPTFIFAYAMGMKCHFMAGYAAYCGGIGAGEEVLKVAEMAGDLPETCSYHRLHMGMGEAVARGIPINSQAILPMPDLMVAGRLCPEMSHYAEGLHRRFGVRVLPIDLPAVVDIEDMLRMREFVYRQFKEVVIPTFEEVCGKPFDYDRMSEILSVLKKVATLRNQCWEFFKDKPSRWTLWDYGVSIAPVFYLMGNTAGIAYYEKLLQELQERREKGIPAIAPDGEKYRLYWDGWLPWAFLGKFMRKFIPHGAVCLCGRYPWEFFPHPELIDPEHPVETWADLYYGMESHLVYTFSPKGTIDLIGKLIDDYSLDGLLMFSSKTCRVMNLSQPEVIDVLDKKYGIPGVIVEGDMIDSAMISDAQIETRLQALYEMIDSRRR, from the coding sequence ATGGATGCAAACTATAAGGTAAACCGGCTTCAAACAACGAATGAGATAAGACCACTAGTAGATAAACACTGGGCTGACCTGAGAACAGCCAAGGAGAGAGGAGAGTTGGTGGCATGGGCATCGGGTCCCACATTCATATTCGCCTATGCAATGGGTATGAAATGCCACTTTATGGCCGGTTATGCCGCATACTGTGGGGGCATAGGAGCAGGGGAAGAGGTATTAAAGGTAGCAGAGATGGCAGGAGACCTTCCCGAAACATGCTCATATCATCGGCTTCACATGGGGATGGGTGAAGCCGTAGCCAGAGGGATACCCATAAATTCACAGGCGATACTCCCGATGCCTGATTTGATGGTAGCAGGTCGGCTCTGTCCTGAAATGTCCCATTATGCTGAAGGGCTTCATCGAAGATTTGGAGTTCGAGTTTTGCCTATTGACCTTCCGGCTGTTGTAGATATAGAAGACATGCTCAGAATGAGAGAATTTGTTTACAGGCAATTTAAAGAGGTTGTTATACCGACCTTTGAAGAGGTATGCGGGAAACCCTTCGATTATGATCGAATGAGTGAGATTTTAAGTGTACTCAAAAAAGTAGCTACACTCAGAAATCAGTGTTGGGAATTTTTTAAGGATAAACCGTCTCGTTGGACACTCTGGGACTATGGTGTAAGTATTGCACCTGTTTTCTATCTGATGGGGAATACGGCAGGTATTGCCTATTACGAAAAACTCCTGCAAGAGTTACAAGAGCGGAGAGAAAAGGGTATCCCTGCAATAGCCCCGGATGGAGAGAAATACCGGCTATATTGGGATGGGTGGCTTCCCTGGGCATTTTTAGGCAAATTTATGCGCAAATTTATCCCTCATGGTGCTGTTTGTCTCTGTGGAAGATACCCATGGGAGTTTTTCCCTCATCCGGAACTGATTGACCCTGAACATCCGGTTGAGACCTGGGCAGACCTTTATTATGGAATGGAAAGCCACCTGGTTTATACCTTTTCTCCCAAGGGAACAATAGACTTGATAGGTAAGTTGATTGATGATTACTCCCTTGACGGATTGCTCATGTTTTCCTCCAAAACATGCAGGGTAATGAACCTTTCTCAACCGGAGGTAATAGATGTATTGGATAAAAAATATGGGATTCCTGGGGTAATTGTTGAAGGAGACATGATTGATTCAGCTATGATTTCAGATGCTCAGATAGAGACAAGGCTTCAGGCATTATACGAGATGATAGATTCAAGAAGAAGGTAA
- a CDS encoding acyl-CoA dehydrogenase family protein, with the protein MDFEFTKEEKALQEEVRKFIKKESTPEMLKETEEMGDIYGAPEGRKIIQKMAAKGWLTPTWPKEYGGLGLSDVASYMIREEMGYHGLPFGFIAAHMAGPTILRFGSDDMKKKWLPRIASGELEFALGYTEPQAGSDLSALNLRAEDKGDYFLLNGNKLFNTSCHIADCHWLACRTDFTVAKHKGVSMMIVDLNSPGITISPMVTMAGWQTNEVVYEDVHVPKDRLVGEKNKGFYYLMAALDFERMFPLGRYRRVFDEVVEYTKETILDGKPLSKDPLIRQKLAQLSTEIEVTRLLYYQLAHILDKGGIPNYQSSMEKTFATECAQRIVNVGMDILGLYGQLKEDSKWSQLKGKVEKFYRTSIVETIYAGTSEIQRNIIAQRGLGLPR; encoded by the coding sequence ATGGATTTCGAGTTTACCAAAGAAGAAAAGGCGTTACAGGAAGAGGTTCGTAAATTTATTAAAAAGGAATCAACCCCGGAAATGTTGAAGGAAACCGAAGAGATGGGTGATATCTATGGGGCACCTGAGGGCAGAAAGATCATTCAGAAGATGGCAGCAAAGGGATGGCTTACTCCTACATGGCCAAAAGAATACGGTGGACTGGGACTGTCCGATGTTGCAAGTTACATGATCCGGGAAGAGATGGGTTATCATGGTCTGCCTTTTGGTTTCATCGCTGCCCATATGGCAGGTCCTACTATCCTTCGATTCGGAAGCGATGATATGAAAAAGAAGTGGTTACCACGAATAGCAAGCGGGGAACTGGAATTTGCCCTTGGATATACAGAACCTCAGGCAGGATCAGACCTTTCTGCCTTGAATCTTCGGGCTGAAGACAAAGGTGATTACTTTCTGTTAAATGGGAACAAGCTGTTCAACACCAGTTGTCATATCGCAGACTGCCACTGGCTGGCGTGCAGGACTGACTTTACTGTAGCAAAACACAAAGGTGTTTCGATGATGATAGTGGACCTGAACAGTCCAGGTATCACAATAAGTCCTATGGTTACCATGGCTGGTTGGCAAACCAACGAGGTTGTCTATGAAGACGTCCATGTGCCAAAAGACCGCCTCGTGGGTGAAAAGAACAAAGGGTTCTATTACCTGATGGCGGCTTTGGATTTTGAGAGGATGTTTCCTCTTGGAAGGTACCGCCGTGTCTTCGATGAAGTGGTCGAATATACAAAAGAAACAATATTAGACGGGAAACCTCTGTCCAAAGACCCATTGATACGTCAAAAGCTGGCACAGCTTTCCACCGAAATCGAGGTTACGCGACTCCTTTACTATCAACTCGCCCATATCCTGGATAAGGGAGGTATCCCAAACTATCAGTCGTCAATGGAAAAGACCTTCGCCACAGAGTGTGCCCAACGAATTGTAAATGTGGGAATGGATATTCTGGGTCTCTATGGCCAACTTAAGGAGGATTCCAAATGGTCTCAATTGAAAGGGAAGGTAGAAAAATTCTATCGAACCAGTATTGTGGAGACAATTTACGCGGGAACCTCTGAGATACAGAGAAACATTATTGCCCAAAGAGGATTGGGATTGCCGAGATAA
- a CDS encoding PHP domain-containing protein, with protein MKIKIDLHTHCLESTADPVPRVDTVRKIIRQVKKRGLDGIAITDHDKKDYGFRVKEVADIHFPGEIVIIPGQEISLHREHVVELYLPDDAVFRFCAHPFFGGHFREFLKEEGDKIHGIEIKNAAWQLQEDKVKEVAREYNLITLENSDAHSIRDIGLHYNEIELEELYMRCNGYKSRLKREAGGI; from the coding sequence TTGAAGATAAAAATTGATCTCCATACCCATTGTCTTGAGTCTACTGCTGATCCTGTTCCCAGGGTAGATACGGTAAGGAAAATTATCCGGCAGGTAAAGAAAAGGGGGCTGGATGGAATCGCTATTACCGATCATGATAAAAAAGATTATGGATTTAGGGTAAAAGAGGTAGCAGATATTCATTTTCCCGGTGAGATTGTGATTATTCCTGGACAGGAGATTTCCCTCCATAGGGAGCATGTGGTGGAATTATACCTCCCCGATGATGCTGTTTTCAGGTTTTGTGCCCACCCTTTTTTCGGGGGTCATTTCAGGGAATTCTTAAAAGAAGAGGGTGATAAAATCCATGGGATTGAAATCAAAAACGCGGCATGGCAGCTTCAGGAGGATAAAGTAAAAGAGGTAGCAAGAGAATATAATCTCATTACACTGGAAAACAGCGATGCGCATTCCATCAGAGATATTGGTCTGCATTACAACGAAATAGAGTTAGAAGAGTTGTATATGCGGTGTAATGGGTATAAAAGTAGGTTAAAGAGAGAAGCTGGAGGTATCTAA
- a CDS encoding 2-hydroxyacyl-CoA dehydratase family protein → MGIEYKLNRLDTSGVGPLVDRHWRELREAKERGQKIAWGSGPMFIYSYATPNISSHFMAGYAAYCGGRGMADEVLEAAERYGELRDTCSYHRLHTGMAAIIMKGWPISDERVILPIPDLLIAGRFCTEMSHYMEGINRRFGIRALTIELPVCRKSEDRPRMEKYVTAQVKDILIPAIEDVSGSKFNEENMREIFRKWKDACLIRNKCWEFLKRKPALWTMWDYGVSIAPIFYAMGKPESLEYYQNLLKQLEDRAEKNIPAVHPNGEKYRLYWDGWLPWAFLGKFIRLMVPHGAIPVTGRYPWEFFPHPEDINPEADDIVYEWIRLLYTSPNALAYHDGPWGGEEHIEKLIQEYSVDGMLFFSSKTCRLWNLGQQDIISRIDRKYGIPGVVIDGDMIDSTMVSDDQIRTRIEALLETIDSRRR, encoded by the coding sequence ATGGGGATTGAATATAAACTGAACAGACTTGATACTTCAGGGGTAGGTCCCCTGGTTGACAGACATTGGAGAGAGCTTAGAGAAGCAAAGGAAAGGGGACAGAAAATTGCGTGGGGTTCTGGACCCATGTTTATATATTCGTATGCCACTCCCAACATATCATCCCATTTCATGGCAGGGTATGCAGCTTATTGCGGGGGAAGAGGGATGGCAGATGAGGTGCTTGAAGCTGCGGAGAGATACGGGGAGCTCAGGGATACCTGTTCTTATCATCGCCTTCATACCGGGATGGCGGCAATCATAATGAAGGGATGGCCCATAAGCGACGAAAGGGTAATACTCCCTATTCCGGATTTATTGATTGCGGGACGTTTTTGTACCGAGATGTCTCATTATATGGAGGGAATTAACCGGAGATTTGGGATAAGGGCTTTAACGATAGAGCTGCCGGTGTGTCGCAAGAGTGAGGATCGGCCGAGGATGGAGAAGTATGTAACAGCGCAGGTGAAGGATATTCTCATACCGGCTATAGAAGATGTAAGTGGCAGTAAATTTAATGAAGAGAATATGAGGGAGATCTTCAGAAAATGGAAAGATGCCTGTCTGATTCGTAACAAATGCTGGGAATTTTTGAAGAGGAAACCGGCCCTCTGGACGATGTGGGATTATGGTGTCAGCATAGCACCCATATTCTATGCTATGGGGAAACCTGAGAGCTTAGAATACTATCAAAATCTGTTAAAACAACTGGAAGATAGGGCAGAAAAGAATATCCCCGCGGTTCATCCTAACGGGGAGAAATATCGCCTCTACTGGGATGGGTGGCTTCCCTGGGCATTTCTGGGGAAGTTCATTCGCTTGATGGTTCCTCACGGGGCTATCCCGGTGACAGGAAGGTATCCATGGGAGTTTTTCCCGCATCCTGAGGATATAAACCCGGAAGCCGATGATATTGTCTATGAATGGATCAGGCTGCTCTATACCAGTCCTAACGCATTAGCATATCATGATGGGCCGTGGGGAGGGGAAGAGCACATTGAGAAGCTTATACAGGAGTATTCGGTTGACGGCATGCTATTCTTTTCATCGAAGACATGCCGGCTCTGGAACCTGGGACAGCAGGACATCATAAGCAGGATCGATAGAAAGTACGGCATACCCGGGGTTGTCATCGATGGGGATATGATCGACTCTACTATGGTTTCGGATGACCAGATAAGAACGAGAATCGAAGCCTTGCTGGAAACCATCGATTCCAGAAGGAGATAA
- a CDS encoding 2-hydroxyacyl-CoA dehydratase family protein, which yields MEGLMNEFVKYTSDPYASVSQWREANKKKVIGIFPMWIPEEIIHAAGMLPVVMWRSNEAITWGYKHVPPYNCPMNKSVVDDAVKGKLKFMDGMVFLRECLQSQEVPYIVEKNACPPFEEYLYFPPIYHGDRASKDLTREELEKLRRGIEEFGGGKITDDRLKESISIYNRNRSLLRKLYDIRRQKPGILRARDILRIVWSSMLMPKEDHNKLLANLLSGLEKNGYKPTKGKKVFLSGCLCIHPQLELLDMIEDLGMIVVDDDIYVGYRYFANDAEITDDPIGALVERHFIKTPVDPARGEIELHWGDELVNKAKKLKADGIITLLTKYCPPHLCYYPDIKEKLADAGIPEVLIEIEHEIISLEGIKTRLQSFKEMIGGV from the coding sequence ATGGAAGGTTTAATGAATGAGTTTGTTAAGTACACATCGGATCCTTACGCGAGCGTTTCACAGTGGAGAGAGGCGAATAAAAAAAAGGTTATTGGCATCTTTCCGATGTGGATACCTGAGGAGATAATACATGCCGCCGGTATGCTTCCTGTGGTTATGTGGAGAAGTAATGAGGCTATCACGTGGGGATACAAACATGTACCTCCCTACAACTGCCCGATGAATAAGAGTGTGGTGGATGATGCAGTCAAAGGGAAGTTGAAGTTCATGGACGGCATGGTTTTCTTGAGGGAATGTTTACAATCCCAGGAGGTTCCGTACATTGTTGAAAAGAATGCATGTCCTCCGTTCGAGGAGTATCTCTATTTCCCACCGATATATCATGGAGACAGGGCATCGAAGGACTTAACCCGGGAAGAGCTTGAAAAGCTTAGACGAGGCATTGAGGAGTTCGGTGGGGGAAAGATCACGGATGACAGATTAAAAGAGAGCATCAGCATATATAACAGAAATCGTTCCTTACTAAGGAAGCTTTACGATATAAGAAGGCAGAAGCCGGGGATTTTGAGGGCAAGAGATATTCTAAGGATAGTATGGTCGAGCATGCTGATGCCGAAAGAGGATCACAACAAATTACTCGCAAACCTCTTATCAGGGCTTGAGAAAAATGGATACAAACCGACAAAAGGGAAAAAGGTCTTTCTCTCAGGATGTCTATGCATCCATCCCCAGCTTGAGCTGCTGGACATGATAGAAGATCTTGGAATGATCGTTGTAGATGATGACATATATGTTGGATACAGATACTTTGCAAACGACGCAGAGATAACAGATGATCCGATAGGAGCTTTGGTAGAACGCCACTTTATTAAGACGCCTGTAGACCCGGCAAGGGGTGAGATCGAGCTGCACTGGGGAGATGAGTTGGTAAATAAAGCGAAGAAACTCAAGGCAGACGGCATCATCACCTTATTGACCAAATACTGTCCTCCTCATCTCTGTTATTATCCTGATATTAAAGAGAAGTTGGCAGATGCCGGTATACCTGAGGTCCTTATTGAGATAGAGCATGAAATTATCTCTTTAGAGGGAATTAAAACAAGGCTGCAATCATTCAAAGAAATGATAGGAGGTGTTTAA
- a CDS encoding acyl-CoA dehydrogenase family protein has translation MAVCFDLTTEQEEIKRQAGEFGKREVAPIAAEIDEKDEMPWGLIKKMGQPPHRYMAMYIPKEYDGTAWPVLDICIAAEEITYASQSAMAGMLMEAPGLAPTTILAGGNEEQKKKYVAPVARGEAFGAFGLTEPGVGSDASALETVAEMKNGKYVLNGRKRYMSFAHAADWGVVMAKTDPSRGARGISAFVIEKGTPGYSVIEKVPTMGCRGHQDEEVLLKDCVLPKEQLVGEEGKGLKYALSTLDETRTTLAAGFIGLTRAALEEAVKYAKSRHAFGHPIGEYQMVSFSLGDIATEIEAARLLVYKAAILADRKVKHSAETASAKAFASQLLLKATNMSVEVHGGFGCTKRHPVERMFRDARTWVFAQGAPYVQRLVNARSLFPELTIR, from the coding sequence ATGGCTGTTTGTTTTGATCTGACAACGGAGCAGGAAGAAATTAAACGACAGGCAGGAGAATTTGGTAAGAGAGAAGTTGCACCCATAGCTGCTGAGATTGACGAAAAGGACGAAATGCCCTGGGGACTGATAAAAAAGATGGGGCAGCCCCCCCATAGATATATGGCAATGTATATACCAAAGGAGTACGATGGTACTGCATGGCCTGTATTGGACATATGCATAGCTGCTGAGGAGATCACATATGCCTCTCAGTCTGCTATGGCTGGAATGCTTATGGAGGCACCGGGCCTCGCACCGACGACTATCCTGGCTGGAGGCAACGAAGAGCAGAAGAAAAAGTATGTAGCACCTGTAGCCAGGGGGGAGGCATTTGGTGCCTTTGGTCTTACCGAGCCCGGCGTGGGTTCTGATGCGAGTGCCCTTGAAACCGTTGCCGAGATGAAAAATGGCAAGTATGTTCTCAATGGGAGAAAGAGGTATATGAGCTTTGCTCATGCTGCAGATTGGGGGGTAGTTATGGCAAAGACTGACCCTTCCAGGGGGGCAAGGGGTATCAGTGCATTTGTGATAGAAAAGGGGACACCCGGCTATTCAGTTATAGAAAAGGTTCCGACTATGGGATGCAGAGGGCATCAGGATGAAGAGGTGCTACTTAAGGACTGTGTACTTCCGAAGGAACAGCTGGTTGGTGAAGAAGGGAAGGGGCTGAAGTACGCCCTGTCCACCCTTGATGAGACCAGGACCACGCTGGCTGCGGGTTTTATTGGGCTGACGAGAGCAGCCCTTGAAGAGGCTGTTAAATACGCTAAGAGCAGACATGCCTTTGGTCACCCTATAGGTGAGTATCAGATGGTCAGCTTTTCCCTTGGTGACATTGCTACTGAGATTGAGGCAGCCCGACTCCTAGTTTACAAGGCGGCAATACTCGCTGACAGGAAGGTGAAACACAGCGCCGAGACCGCATCCGCCAAGGCATTTGCATCCCAACTACTTCTGAAGGCTACTAATATGTCAGTAGAGGTTCATGGAGGTTTTGGCTGCACAAAACGTCACCCTGTAGAACGTATGTTCAGGGATGCAAGGACTTGGGTCTTTGCTCAGGGAGCCCCCTATGTGCAAAGACTGGTAAATGCAAGAAGCCTATTTCCTGAATTGACTATAAGATAA
- a CDS encoding acyl-CoA dehydratase activase, protein MAIVAGVDVGSLCTKTVILDGDGEILSYDIMRSGHYYKGAAEESIENALKSAGLKKDDISYILGTGYGRGAVAHADAEVTEITCHARGAVRLFPEVHTVIDIGGQDSKVIGIGDNSRVTNFVMNDKCAAGTGRFLEVMALALSVDIGEMGDLFFASKEKVDVSSMCTVFAESEVISLFARGHKKADIAAGIAHAIARRIMGMVGQVGLREKVVMSGGVAKNAGVVRAIEEKIETRLLVPQEPQIVGAFGAAIIASERI, encoded by the coding sequence ATGGCTATAGTGGCGGGGGTAGATGTGGGTTCCCTCTGTACCAAGACGGTGATATTGGATGGAGATGGGGAAATCCTGTCATACGACATTATGCGGAGCGGGCACTACTATAAGGGTGCCGCTGAGGAGTCCATAGAGAATGCCCTTAAGTCCGCTGGTCTGAAAAAAGACGATATAAGCTACATATTGGGGACAGGTTATGGAAGAGGGGCTGTTGCTCATGCCGATGCTGAGGTTACTGAAATAACATGCCATGCACGGGGAGCTGTAAGGCTTTTCCCCGAAGTTCATACAGTCATTGATATTGGCGGTCAGGACAGCAAGGTAATAGGAATTGGTGACAACAGTAGAGTGACCAACTTTGTTATGAACGACAAATGTGCTGCCGGAACAGGTCGGTTCTTAGAGGTAATGGCACTGGCTCTGTCAGTTGATATTGGAGAGATGGGCGATTTGTTCTTTGCCTCTAAGGAGAAGGTAGATGTAAGCAGCATGTGTACTGTCTTTGCTGAATCAGAGGTCATATCCCTCTTTGCCCGTGGTCATAAGAAGGCCGATATTGCAGCAGGTATAGCCCATGCTATTGCCAGGCGCATCATGGGTATGGTAGGGCAGGTGGGTTTGAGGGAAAAAGTGGTTATGTCAGGAGGGGTTGCGAAGAACGCAGGGGTTGTGCGTGCTATTGAAGAGAAGATAGAAACCAGACTCCTTGTCCCTCAGGAGCCGCAGATAGTTGGTGCCTTCGGAGCTGCAATTATTGCTTCCGAGCGGATATAG
- a CDS encoding 2-hydroxyacyl-CoA dehydratase family protein, with amino-acid sequence MGRGKRKGYSMERALSRIAEVTSDPYGYVAGLKERKNKKIIGCFPMHVPEEIVHAAGLVPVVIWRGNEPVTWGHAHVPPYDCGITRSFVDDAVRGKLGFMDGMVFHIRQCLQAGEFPFIMERHFKPAYQKVLYLPAIYPGDPTRDFALKELESFKTSLEDFTGKMISDDSLKKSIEIYNKNRTLMERVYEIRRAKPEILKAKETMQIVWSGMLMPKEDHNELLTELISGMEEKSVTPQKERIKVIPVGCLCQTLQFDILDLIEDLGMIIPDDDLYVGSRYFANKINLNGNPINALADRYLTKTPLCPTKGVWDIHWGDEAIKKMRDNDARGIISVRVKYCPPHTCYYPDFRSKMAEEGVPEVMIEMEHEIISLEGVKTRLQSFAETIRGV; translated from the coding sequence TTGGGAAGGGGTAAAAGAAAGGGATATAGTATGGAAAGGGCACTGAGTAGGATTGCAGAGGTGACATCAGATCCCTATGGGTATGTTGCTGGACTCAAGGAGCGTAAGAATAAGAAAATTATTGGATGTTTCCCGATGCACGTTCCTGAAGAGATAGTCCACGCAGCCGGTCTTGTTCCTGTCGTCATATGGAGAGGTAACGAACCTGTAACCTGGGGACACGCCCATGTACCACCATATGACTGTGGTATTACAAGAAGCTTTGTTGATGATGCAGTGAGAGGAAAACTGGGTTTTATGGACGGGATGGTATTCCATATAAGACAATGCTTGCAGGCTGGAGAGTTTCCCTTTATTATGGAGAGACATTTTAAACCTGCCTACCAAAAGGTTTTATACCTTCCTGCTATCTATCCCGGCGATCCCACAAGGGATTTTGCACTAAAAGAATTAGAATCTTTCAAGACATCGTTAGAGGATTTCACTGGCAAAATGATAAGCGACGATAGTCTTAAGAAGAGTATTGAAATATACAATAAGAACCGCACCCTTATGGAAAGGGTCTATGAAATACGACGGGCAAAGCCCGAGATATTAAAGGCAAAAGAGACTATGCAGATTGTATGGTCGGGCATGCTGATGCCAAAAGAAGACCACAATGAATTGCTGACAGAGCTTATTTCTGGGATGGAAGAAAAGAGTGTAACACCTCAAAAAGAAAGGATTAAGGTTATCCCTGTCGGCTGTCTCTGCCAGACCCTTCAATTTGACATCCTTGACCTGATAGAGGATCTGGGGATGATTATCCCTGATGATGATCTCTACGTCGGCTCAAGATACTTTGCAAATAAAATCAATCTGAATGGTAATCCAATAAATGCCCTTGCTGATCGTTATCTTACCAAAACCCCTCTCTGTCCTACCAAAGGGGTTTGGGATATCCACTGGGGCGATGAGGCAATAAAGAAAATGAGGGATAATGATGCCAGGGGTATTATCAGTGTTCGGGTAAAGTACTGTCCTCCTCACACCTGTTATTATCCTGATTTCAGAAGCAAGATGGCGGAAGAGGGTGTGCCTGAGGTAATGATAGAGATGGAACATGAGATTATCTCTCTGGAAGGTGTAAAGACCAGGTTGCAGTCGTTTGCTGAGACAATAAGAGGTGTATGA